A region of Curvibacter sp. AEP1-3 DNA encodes the following proteins:
- a CDS encoding retropepsin-like aspartic protease family protein yields MGPQDRDGDATAPRQMGLIPLIVFWCVVMGLLYAGMSVYLQPKKAQVLANGDLIIPRALDGHFYTLGRIQGVEVTFLVDTGASLVTVSEAFARKAGLTGGTPTTFRTANGDRPGLVVDGASLSIGPVDARNIKIGVGLHGGEDNEALLGQSFLSKFDITLNKDHMVLKPR; encoded by the coding sequence ATGGGCCCTCAAGACCGGGATGGGGACGCTACCGCGCCCCGCCAGATGGGGCTGATTCCGCTCATCGTTTTTTGGTGCGTGGTGATGGGCCTGCTGTATGCCGGCATGAGCGTCTACCTGCAGCCCAAAAAGGCCCAAGTGCTGGCCAATGGCGACCTGATCATCCCGCGCGCCCTGGACGGACATTTCTACACCCTAGGCCGCATTCAGGGCGTGGAAGTCACGTTTCTGGTGGATACCGGTGCGTCGCTGGTCACGGTGAGCGAAGCGTTTGCGCGCAAGGCCGGGCTGACCGGTGGCACCCCCACCACCTTCCGCACCGCCAACGGAGATCGCCCCGGGCTCGTGGTCGATGGGGCGAGCCTTTCAATCGGCCCGGTGGACGCGCGCAACATCAAGATCGGTGTGGGCCTGCACGGAGGGGAGGACAACGAAGCGCTCCTGGGCCAGTCCTTTCTGTCCAAGTTCGACATCACGCTCAACAAAGACCACATGGTCCTCAAACCCCGCTAA
- the htpG gene encoding molecular chaperone HtpG — MTKQTMNFQAEVAQLLHLVTHSLYSNKEIFLRELISNASDACDKLRFEAINNSSLYENDSELKVKVTFDQDAKTLTITDNGIGLSMQEAIDNLGTIAKSGTKDFVSKLTGDQKADSNLIGQFGVGFYSGFIVADKITVESRRAGLKADEAVRWVSDGGASGGGAFEVEAISREARGTSVILHLREDATDYAQAWKVKGIINKYSDHISLPILMEKEEWKDGELINPSDENGGRQPGGMVKTGEWETVNKANAIWSRAKKDVTQEQYDDFYKQISHDFEAPLAHTHNRVEGSTEYTQLLYIPAKAPHDLYNRDHKGGLKLYVKRVFIMDDAEALLPSYLRFVKGVVDSADLPLNVSRELLQESRDVKAIRDGNTKRVLSMLETLAKNDKLPEAADGVTDVLSAEEKAEQEANLGKYTKFYAEFGAVLKEGLGEDFGNKDRLAKLLRFASTTNDTATVALADYKARMKEGQEAIYYITAETLAAAKNSPQLEVFKKKGIEVLLMTDRVDEWALNYLHDFDGTPMQSVAKGAVDLGKLQDENEKKAAEEAAETFKPVLAKLKEALKDKADDVRVTTRLVDSPACLVVQDDGMSTQLARLLKQAGQSAPEVKPVLEVNADHPLVKKLDGSVHFHDLAHILFDQALLAEGGLPADPAAYVKRVNALLV, encoded by the coding sequence ATGACCAAGCAAACCATGAATTTCCAGGCCGAAGTAGCCCAGCTGCTGCACCTGGTGACGCACTCCCTGTACTCCAACAAAGAGATTTTTTTGCGCGAGTTGATCTCCAACGCGTCGGACGCCTGCGACAAGCTGCGCTTTGAAGCCATCAACAACAGCAGCTTGTACGAGAACGACTCCGAACTGAAGGTCAAGGTCACGTTCGACCAAGACGCCAAGACGTTGACCATCACCGACAACGGCATTGGCTTGTCGATGCAGGAAGCCATCGACAACCTGGGCACGATTGCCAAGAGCGGTACCAAAGACTTTGTAAGCAAGCTGACCGGCGACCAGAAGGCCGACAGCAACCTGATCGGCCAGTTCGGCGTGGGCTTTTACTCCGGCTTCATCGTGGCCGACAAAATCACCGTCGAATCCCGCCGCGCCGGCTTGAAGGCCGATGAAGCCGTGCGCTGGGTGAGCGACGGCGGCGCCAGCGGTGGCGGTGCGTTTGAGGTGGAAGCCATCTCGCGCGAAGCCCGCGGAACCAGCGTCATCCTGCACCTGCGCGAAGACGCTACGGACTACGCCCAGGCCTGGAAGGTCAAGGGCATCATCAACAAATACTCCGACCACATCAGCCTGCCCATCCTGATGGAAAAGGAAGAGTGGAAAGACGGCGAGCTGATCAACCCGTCGGACGAAAACGGCGGCCGCCAACCCGGTGGCATGGTCAAGACCGGCGAGTGGGAAACCGTCAACAAAGCCAACGCCATCTGGAGCCGTGCCAAGAAGGACGTCACCCAAGAGCAGTACGACGACTTCTACAAGCAGATCAGCCACGACTTTGAGGCGCCCCTGGCCCACACCCACAACCGCGTGGAAGGCAGCACCGAATACACCCAGCTGCTGTACATCCCGGCCAAGGCCCCGCACGACCTCTACAACCGCGACCACAAAGGCGGCCTGAAGCTGTATGTGAAGCGCGTGTTCATCATGGACGACGCCGAGGCCCTGCTGCCCAGCTACCTGCGTTTTGTGAAGGGTGTGGTGGACTCCGCCGACCTGCCCCTGAACGTGAGCCGCGAACTCCTGCAGGAAAGCCGCGACGTGAAAGCCATCCGCGATGGCAACACCAAGCGCGTGCTCTCCATGCTGGAAACCCTGGCCAAGAACGACAAGCTGCCAGAAGCTGCTGATGGCGTCACCGATGTGCTGAGCGCGGAAGAAAAGGCCGAGCAGGAAGCCAACCTGGGCAAGTACACCAAGTTCTATGCCGAATTCGGCGCGGTGCTCAAAGAAGGCTTGGGCGAAGACTTCGGCAACAAGGACCGTCTGGCCAAGCTGCTGCGCTTCGCAAGCACCACCAACGACACCGCGACCGTGGCACTCGCCGACTACAAGGCGCGCATGAAGGAAGGCCAAGAGGCCATCTACTACATCACCGCCGAAACGCTGGCCGCCGCCAAGAACAGCCCGCAACTCGAAGTGTTCAAGAAAAAGGGTATTGAAGTGCTCTTGATGACGGACCGCGTAGACGAGTGGGCCCTGAACTACCTGCACGACTTTGACGGCACGCCGATGCAGTCCGTCGCCAAGGGCGCGGTGGACCTCGGCAAGCTGCAGGACGAGAACGAGAAGAAGGCCGCTGAAGAAGCGGCCGAAACCTTCAAGCCCGTGCTGGCCAAGCTGAAGGAAGCGCTCAAGGACAAGGCCGACGACGTGCGCGTGACCACCCGCCTGGTCGACAGCCCCGCCTGCCTGGTGGTGCAAGACGACGGCATGAGCACCCAACTGGCCCGCCTGCTCAAGCAAGCCGGCCAGAGCGCGCCCGAAGTGAAGCCCGTGCTAGAAGTGAACGCCGACCACCCGTTGGTGAAAAAGCTGGATGGCTCGGTGCATTTCCACGACCTGGCCCACATCCTCTTCGACCAGGCCTTGCTGGCCGAAGGCGGCTTGCCAGCTGACCCTGCGGCTTATGTGAAGCGGGTGAACGCACTGCTGGTGTGA
- a CDS encoding pseudouridine synthase translates to MADLGMASRREADEWIAKGWVKVNGKVAEMGMQVLPDVRIEIDKQAQGQQANQVTILLNKPLGIVSGQAEDGHEPAIKLIQPQNRWRDDNARFFFHGSQLKSLVPAGRLDIDSTGLLVLTQDGRVARQLIGEDSVMEKEYLVRVAYTGVANPSAANSPAATYPGLPGRGQPQQLIRLDDDDPVTSDVQSVFPPEKLQLLRHGLILDDQRLKPAKVEWQNPEQLRFVLTEGKKRQIRRMCELVGLKVVGLKRVRVGKVMLGNLPVGQWRYLQPHEKF, encoded by the coding sequence ATGGCCGACCTCGGCATGGCCTCGCGCCGGGAAGCTGACGAGTGGATAGCCAAGGGTTGGGTCAAGGTCAACGGCAAGGTGGCCGAGATGGGCATGCAGGTGCTGCCCGATGTGCGCATCGAAATCGACAAGCAAGCCCAGGGCCAGCAGGCTAACCAGGTCACCATCTTGCTCAACAAGCCGCTGGGCATCGTGAGCGGGCAAGCCGAGGACGGGCACGAGCCCGCCATCAAGCTCATTCAGCCCCAGAACCGCTGGCGCGATGACAACGCGCGCTTCTTCTTCCACGGCAGCCAGCTCAAGAGCCTGGTGCCCGCCGGCCGGCTGGACATCGACTCCACCGGCTTGCTGGTGCTGACACAAGACGGCCGCGTGGCCCGCCAGCTGATCGGCGAAGACTCGGTAATGGAAAAGGAATACCTGGTGCGCGTGGCCTACACCGGGGTTGCCAACCCCAGCGCCGCGAATTCGCCCGCCGCTACCTACCCCGGCTTGCCCGGCCGTGGCCAGCCCCAGCAACTGATCCGCCTGGACGATGACGACCCGGTCACCAGCGATGTGCAAAGCGTGTTCCCGCCCGAGAAGCTGCAACTGTTGCGCCACGGCCTGATCCTGGACGACCAGCGCCTGAAGCCCGCCAAAGTGGAATGGCAGAACCCGGAGCAGCTGCGCTTTGTGCTGACCGAAGGCAAGAAACGCCAGATCCGCCGCATGTGCGAACTGGTCGGCCTGAAGGTGGTGGGCTTGAAGCGCGTGCGCGTGGGCAAGGTCATGCTGGGTAACTTGCCAGTAGGCCAGTGGCGCTACCTGCAGCCGCACGAAAAGTTTTAA
- a CDS encoding RtcB family protein — translation MTYQQLTVENGVPVKMWTNGVPIEAEAQKQLVNAAKLPIVFSHVAVMPDVHYGIGATIGSVIPTIKAIIPAAVGVDIGCGMIACKTTLVASDLPDNLGPLRSEIEKAVPHGMSPKQFRREGSNRDKGSWENTPAAADAAWAQLVDEFDAICQDYPRLKNTNNHRHMGTLGGGNHFVEICLDEAQSVWIMLHSGSRGVGNAIGTHFIELAKKDAEMHQRNLPDQDLAYFEEGAQYFGDYVRGVGWAQKFARLNREVMMQAVIGALRKTIAMPFETHLEAVNCHHNYVQKETHFGQEVFVTRKGAVSAKAGELGIIPGSMGAKSFIVRGKGNPESFNSCSHGAGRTMSRTKAKKLFTVQDQIDATAGVECRKDADVIDEIPMAYKDIDAVMAAQSDLVEVVYTLKQVVCVKG, via the coding sequence ATGACTTACCAACAACTCACCGTAGAAAACGGTGTACCCGTAAAGATGTGGACCAATGGCGTGCCCATCGAGGCTGAGGCACAGAAGCAACTGGTGAACGCGGCCAAGTTGCCCATTGTGTTCAGTCACGTGGCAGTGATGCCCGATGTCCACTACGGCATTGGCGCCACTATCGGCAGCGTGATTCCCACGATCAAGGCCATCATTCCTGCCGCGGTGGGCGTGGATATAGGTTGTGGAATGATCGCTTGCAAGACCACGCTGGTGGCCAGCGATTTGCCCGATAACCTGGGCCCGCTGCGCAGCGAGATTGAAAAGGCGGTGCCGCACGGCATGTCGCCCAAGCAATTCCGCCGTGAAGGAAGCAACCGCGACAAGGGTTCGTGGGAAAACACGCCGGCTGCTGCAGATGCGGCATGGGCCCAACTGGTCGACGAGTTCGACGCCATTTGCCAAGATTACCCGCGGCTGAAGAATACCAACAACCATCGCCACATGGGAACCTTGGGTGGAGGCAACCACTTTGTGGAGATTTGCCTGGATGAGGCGCAGAGCGTGTGGATCATGCTACACAGCGGTTCGCGCGGTGTGGGCAATGCCATTGGTACGCACTTTATTGAGCTGGCCAAGAAGGATGCCGAAATGCACCAGCGCAACCTGCCGGACCAGGACCTAGCCTACTTTGAAGAAGGTGCCCAGTACTTTGGTGACTACGTGCGTGGCGTGGGTTGGGCGCAGAAGTTTGCACGCCTGAACCGCGAGGTGATGATGCAGGCCGTGATTGGTGCGCTACGCAAGACTATTGCCATGCCGTTCGAGACACACCTGGAAGCGGTGAACTGCCACCACAACTATGTGCAGAAGGAAACGCACTTTGGGCAAGAGGTGTTCGTGACTCGCAAGGGCGCCGTGAGCGCTAAGGCGGGTGAGCTGGGGATTATTCCCGGCAGCATGGGAGCCAAGAGTTTCATCGTGCGCGGCAAGGGCAACCCGGAAAGCTTCAACAGCTGCAGCCACGGTGCAGGTCGCACCATGAGCCGCACCAAGGCCAAGAAGCTGTTCACCGTGCAGGACCAGATAGATGCAACTGCCGGAGTGGAGTGCCGCAAGGACGCCGACGTGATCGACGAAATTCCGATGGCCTACAAGGACATCGACGCCGTGATGGCCGCGCAAAGCGATCTGGTCGAGGTGGTGTACACCTTGAAGCAGGTGGTGTGTGTGAAAGGTTAG
- a CDS encoding slipin family protein, with protein sequence MLGLKRITIKKNERGLLLRNGDFERVMQPGQHWVGTWSAPVRIETFAMEQTAFVHGLADYFMAKEPEVVAQEFVYAALTDSQVGLRYENGLLVDVLPPATRKLYWKGLNDVRVDVVDIAASEKLSTELLSKLNQTQLRQRPVAGLAGVLLVQVADYHVGVLTVDGKLQELLGAGAYGFWRYNRQVQVECVDLRSQALEISGQDILTKDKVGMRLNLSATWRFDDVQKAFAHTAKPAEFVYRELQFGLRAAVGTRTLDELLEDKATIDTIVKDFAAQKLKAAGITLEGVGVKDIILPGEMKTILAQVVEAEKSAQANVIRRREETAATRSLLNTAKLMEDNPVALRMKELETLERVAERIDKISVFGGLDQVLNGLVKLR encoded by the coding sequence ATGTTGGGTTTGAAACGCATCACCATCAAGAAAAACGAACGCGGCCTGTTGCTGCGCAATGGCGACTTCGAGCGCGTGATGCAGCCTGGTCAGCACTGGGTGGGCACCTGGAGTGCACCTGTGCGCATCGAGACTTTTGCCATGGAGCAAACAGCATTCGTGCACGGCCTGGCCGACTACTTCATGGCCAAAGAGCCAGAAGTTGTGGCGCAAGAGTTTGTGTACGCCGCATTGACCGACTCGCAAGTGGGCCTGCGTTACGAGAACGGTTTGCTGGTTGACGTGTTGCCACCTGCCACCCGCAAGCTGTACTGGAAAGGCCTGAACGACGTGCGTGTAGATGTGGTCGATATCGCCGCCAGCGAAAAGCTGTCAACCGAACTGCTGTCCAAGCTGAACCAGACCCAGTTGCGCCAGCGCCCTGTGGCCGGTTTGGCCGGTGTACTGCTGGTGCAAGTAGCGGATTACCACGTAGGTGTGCTGACTGTGGACGGCAAGTTGCAAGAGTTGTTGGGTGCCGGTGCCTACGGGTTTTGGCGCTACAACCGTCAGGTGCAGGTTGAATGCGTGGATCTGCGTTCGCAGGCGTTGGAGATCAGCGGCCAAGACATCTTGACCAAAGACAAAGTGGGCATGCGTTTGAACCTGTCGGCTACCTGGCGCTTTGACGATGTGCAAAAGGCATTCGCACACACCGCCAAGCCCGCAGAGTTTGTATACCGCGAGCTGCAGTTTGGTCTGCGCGCCGCCGTCGGTACCCGCACACTCGACGAGTTGCTGGAAGACAAGGCGACGATTGACACCATCGTGAAGGACTTTGCAGCGCAAAAGCTGAAGGCCGCCGGCATCACGCTGGAAGGCGTGGGTGTGAAGGACATCATCTTGCCCGGCGAGATGAAGACCATCCTCGCTCAGGTGGTGGAAGCCGAGAAATCGGCCCAAGCCAATGTAATCCGTCGTCGCGAGGAAACCGCAGCCACGCGTTCGTTGTTGAACACAGCAAAGCTGATGGAGGACAACCCTGTTGCCTTGCGGATGAAAGAGTTGGAGACCTTGGAGCGAGTGGCCGAGCGCATTGACAAGATCTCTGTGTTTGGTGGCTTAGACCAGGTTCTCAACGGGCTGGTGAAGCTGCGTTGA
- a CDS encoding DUF3297 family protein: protein MTNTTERPALPDHLSIDPRSPHHVAAVFEHDIGIRFNDKERMDVEEYCVSEGWIKVPAGKTVDRKGKPLLIKLKGKVEAFYR from the coding sequence ATGACAAACACGACTGAACGCCCCGCCCTGCCCGACCACCTGTCTATCGACCCCCGCAGCCCCCACCATGTGGCTGCCGTGTTCGAGCACGACATCGGCATCCGCTTCAACGACAAAGAGCGCATGGACGTGGAGGAATACTGCGTCAGCGAAGGCTGGATCAAAGTGCCCGCCGGCAAGACCGTGGACCGCAAAGGCAAGCCCCTGCTGATCAAGCTCAAGGGCAAGGTTGAAGCCTTTTACCGCTAA
- a CDS encoding esterase/lipase family protein, giving the protein MPTPPRTKVSAKAIATDLRGAAQLATQATLGVARMAEGVHQSVLGTLGARGDTSSTQTGSHPQATGLTGWVYSAVRGITTLVGKSADTALRALTPLLETTGAQPPESLQRAAVVAALNGVLGDHLAATGNPLATPMSFRLKGAVLEPGQMPAKTAVSGKLLIVLHGLCMNDLQWEYAAADGQATSHAAALAQAHGYTPVFVRYNTGLHISVNGAALSEKLGQLVAQWTVAVESITVLVHSMGGLVARSACATAEANAAPWRALLKSMVFLGTPHHGAPLERAGNWVDVVLGSTPYSRPLAKLGQLRSAGITDLRYGLVLESDWQGLDRFRRQPDRRTHLPLPGGVDCYTVAATVAKPRSLLAERLVGDGLVPLHSALGRHDDAARTLHFPKNRQAVVYRLNHMELLSSPVVRELLVNWLA; this is encoded by the coding sequence ATGCCCACACCGCCCCGCACCAAGGTCTCCGCCAAAGCCATCGCCACAGACCTGCGGGGTGCAGCCCAGCTGGCCACCCAGGCCACCCTGGGAGTAGCGCGCATGGCCGAAGGCGTGCACCAGTCGGTGCTTGGCACGTTAGGCGCACGGGGCGACACCAGCAGCACGCAAACAGGCAGTCACCCGCAAGCCACCGGGCTGACCGGCTGGGTGTACAGCGCAGTGCGCGGCATCACCACCCTGGTGGGCAAATCGGCAGACACCGCCTTGCGTGCACTCACTCCTTTGCTGGAAACCACTGGCGCGCAACCCCCTGAATCCCTACAACGCGCCGCTGTGGTGGCTGCACTCAACGGCGTGCTGGGTGACCACTTGGCCGCCACCGGCAACCCGCTGGCCACGCCAATGAGCTTTCGCTTGAAAGGCGCTGTACTGGAGCCCGGCCAGATGCCAGCCAAAACAGCCGTCAGCGGCAAGCTGCTGATCGTGCTGCACGGCCTGTGCATGAACGACCTGCAGTGGGAATATGCAGCGGCCGACGGCCAAGCCACCAGCCACGCTGCGGCACTGGCTCAAGCCCATGGCTACACCCCTGTTTTTGTGCGCTACAACACCGGCTTGCACATCTCGGTCAATGGTGCAGCGTTGTCAGAAAAGCTCGGCCAGCTGGTGGCCCAGTGGACTGTGGCGGTGGAGAGCATCACCGTGCTGGTGCACAGCATGGGCGGGCTGGTGGCACGCAGTGCCTGCGCCACCGCGGAAGCAAACGCAGCTCCATGGCGTGCCCTGCTGAAGTCCATGGTGTTTTTGGGCACGCCCCACCACGGGGCGCCGCTGGAGCGGGCGGGCAATTGGGTCGATGTGGTGCTGGGCAGCACGCCGTATTCACGCCCATTGGCCAAGCTGGGGCAGCTGCGCAGTGCCGGCATCACTGATTTGCGATACGGTTTGGTCCTGGAGTCTGACTGGCAAGGCCTAGACCGCTTCCGACGCCAGCCCGACCGGCGCACCCACCTGCCCCTGCCCGGGGGAGTCGACTGCTACACCGTGGCCGCCACCGTAGCCAAACCGCGCAGCCTGCTGGCCGAGCGCCTGGTTGGCGACGGCTTGGTACCCCTGCACAGCGCTCTAGGCCGGCACGACGATGCCGCCCGCACACTGCACTTCCCCAAAAACCGGCAAGCCGTGGTGTACCGCCTCAACCACATGGAATTGCTTAGCAGCCCCGTGGTGCGAGAGCTGTTGGTCAATTGGCTGGCCTGA
- a CDS encoding TfoX/Sxy family protein yields MPKPASSDNFRRLPNLGPKSQAMLIAAGIHTLADLHRLGSVAAYLRVKRQGGNASLNLLWALEGAISGLHWQEVAREHRTSLLLALEDAERRA; encoded by the coding sequence ATGCCAAAGCCAGCTTCCTCTGACAATTTCAGGCGTCTGCCCAATCTGGGCCCCAAGTCACAGGCGATGCTGATCGCCGCAGGCATTCACACCTTGGCGGACCTGCATCGCCTGGGTTCGGTGGCGGCTTACCTCCGAGTCAAGCGCCAAGGCGGTAACGCCAGCTTGAACCTGCTTTGGGCTCTGGAGGGTGCGATCAGCGGCCTGCATTGGCAGGAAGTCGCACGCGAGCACCGCACCAGCCTGTTGCTGGCCCTCGAAGACGCAGAGCGCCGTGCCTGA
- a CDS encoding TIGR02285 family protein: MMKSIYAALAFCISALMPWTSACAEEITWLSSEFPPLATPGNDYTDRGYMDVLLNQVQQALPQHRIQEEVLPWPRVLFLARNGGAYCTAIAAQTQEREAFLRFTPPYGYVYPIGVVARAKDQDLFKPYLDKGGEIRLRDLLTQRDFRAGVAGSRTYGAKIDDMLKPLAQSGADQLVQVHQGNSTKSLVSMLLKKRFDYTFAYPSEAVFYDSAANRLRFYPIAENSELIAGRFSCTKSPQTDQAFADLSKLATSLRDDASLLESYERWLPPYLLKPYRQRLARQLGSPTR; the protein is encoded by the coding sequence ATGATGAAAAGTATCTATGCGGCGCTGGCTTTCTGCATCAGTGCGCTGATGCCATGGACGTCAGCGTGTGCCGAAGAAATCACCTGGCTGAGTTCCGAGTTCCCGCCACTGGCAACACCCGGCAACGACTACACGGACCGGGGTTACATGGACGTACTGTTAAATCAAGTTCAACAGGCATTGCCCCAACACCGTATTCAAGAAGAAGTGCTTCCGTGGCCACGGGTGCTCTTCCTCGCCCGGAACGGCGGCGCCTACTGCACGGCGATCGCGGCGCAAACACAAGAACGGGAAGCATTTTTGAGATTTACGCCCCCCTACGGCTATGTGTACCCCATAGGGGTGGTAGCCCGGGCCAAAGACCAGGACCTCTTCAAGCCCTATCTCGACAAGGGGGGCGAAATCCGCTTGCGGGATTTGTTAACCCAGCGCGACTTCCGCGCGGGGGTGGCTGGCAGCAGAACCTATGGCGCCAAGATCGATGACATGTTGAAACCGCTGGCGCAATCTGGTGCCGACCAGCTTGTCCAGGTGCATCAGGGCAACTCCACCAAATCGCTGGTCAGCATGCTGCTGAAGAAGCGGTTTGACTACACCTTTGCATACCCCAGTGAAGCCGTTTTCTATGACAGCGCTGCCAACCGCTTACGTTTCTACCCCATTGCGGAAAATAGTGAGCTGATTGCCGGACGCTTCAGCTGCACCAAAAGCCCGCAGACAGACCAAGCCTTTGCTGACCTCAGCAAACTGGCGACGTCCCTCCGTGACGATGCGTCACTCCTGGAGTCGTATGAACGTTGGCTGCCGCCTTATTTGCTCAAACCCTACCGCCAACGCTTGGCACGCCAGCTGGGTAGCCCGACACGCTGA
- the rtcA gene encoding RNA 3'-terminal phosphate cyclase: protein MKNERDKTIEIDGSQGEGGGQILRTALALSLITGEAFSLNNIRAKRPKPGLMRQHLACVQAAVAVGGGAEHCKAVDVDGAAVQIGTRQLHFAPGAVRAGDLEFAVGSAGSCMLVLQTVLWPLVLAGQPSSLVLRGGTHNPMAPSATFLSRMAPFFSGGAQAVYTLDMVRHGFYPAGGGEVRVRIAPPPDGLSAIQMMERGALLEAWAECLHAGIPKGVANRELDVLGRALGWTDAQLRDRGLRSNEGPGNALQVILQFEHVAEVLTAFGEKGVSAEEVARQLVREVQSYLAHRAPVGEHLADQLMIPMALAALQGRAGQFWATSLSEHARTNARVIEQFLPLQFVTEPLDGGWLVRTET from the coding sequence ATGAAAAACGAACGTGATAAAACGATAGAGATCGATGGTTCACAGGGAGAAGGTGGTGGGCAAATTTTGCGCACGGCTTTGGCCTTGAGCCTGATCACTGGAGAGGCTTTCAGCCTGAACAACATCCGCGCAAAACGCCCCAAACCCGGTCTGATGCGTCAGCACCTGGCTTGTGTACAGGCGGCTGTCGCAGTCGGTGGCGGTGCAGAGCATTGCAAGGCGGTGGATGTCGATGGCGCAGCCGTGCAAATCGGTACCCGCCAACTGCACTTTGCACCGGGGGCGGTGCGTGCTGGCGACTTGGAGTTTGCGGTGGGTTCGGCGGGTAGCTGCATGCTGGTGTTGCAGACGGTGTTGTGGCCCCTGGTGTTGGCCGGACAACCTTCCAGTTTGGTGCTGCGTGGAGGAACGCACAACCCGATGGCACCGTCAGCGACCTTTCTGAGCCGCATGGCACCATTTTTTTCTGGTGGTGCCCAGGCCGTGTACACCTTGGATATGGTGCGTCACGGCTTTTACCCTGCGGGTGGTGGTGAGGTGCGGGTGCGTATCGCGCCGCCGCCTGACGGGCTGTCCGCGATCCAAATGATGGAGCGTGGTGCCTTGCTGGAGGCTTGGGCCGAGTGCCTGCATGCGGGTATTCCCAAAGGGGTAGCCAACCGTGAGCTGGACGTCCTGGGGCGTGCGCTGGGCTGGACCGATGCGCAACTGCGCGACCGGGGTTTGCGTAGCAATGAAGGGCCGGGCAACGCGCTGCAAGTCATTCTTCAGTTTGAGCATGTCGCTGAAGTGTTGACCGCATTCGGCGAGAAGGGGGTGAGCGCGGAAGAAGTGGCGCGCCAGTTAGTGCGTGAGGTGCAGTCCTATCTCGCCCACCGTGCGCCGGTAGGGGAGCATCTGGCGGACCAACTCATGATCCCGATGGCATTGGCTGCGCTGCAGGGCAGGGCGGGCCAGTTCTGGGCCACCAGTTTGTCTGAGCATGCCCGAACCAATGCGCGCGTCATCGAACAATTCCTGCCGCTGCAGTTTGTAACGGAGCCGTTGGATGGAGGTTGGCTGGTACGCACCGAAACCTGA